In Sphaerospermopsis torques-reginae ITEP-024, the genomic window TACTCTATATACTGCTTCCACGTTACCTTGCTTTCTCCTTCTGTGCGTTCGCGGAAGACATAACCAACTTCAGCAATTTCTCTAACGTTACCTCTACCAATCACCTCTAAAAGAATTTTATACCCCACAGGATTCATAGTAGCACCAGCGATCGCACTCCGACGCACCATAAAATAACCACTCATCGGATCAGTAACTCTGCCTAAAACACCTGGTAAAATAATCAACCCTAAAACCTGCGCCCCACGAGATAAAAACCGCCGCACCACACTCCAACTACTGACACCACCACCGTCTACATGACGACTAGCTAAAGCTAAATCTGCACCTGCTTCTATCTTCTCCAACAATTGTAATAATACTTCTGGGGGGTGTTGTAAATCACCATCAATCACACCCAAAACGCGACCTGTAGCAGCTTGCCAACCTCGAATCACCGCCGAAGAAAGTCCTCGTTCTTCTTGTCTTCGCATCACCCGTAATTGCGGATAATCAGGTATCAAAGATTGCGCTACTTGCCAAGTCAAATCCTGGCTATCATCATCAACTACAATTAATTCATAATTATTAGGTATCGCTGCATCTAGTAAACCAGTGAGGATATTAACAATATTCTCGATATTATCACGCTCTTTGTAAGTAGGAATTACCAGAGATAGGAGAATATCATTGTTTCTAGCTACAACATCACTAGGTGGAGATTCTGCAATCTGTAATGGACCAGTGGGAACGTTTAATAGGGCATTAGAGGCATCGAAGTCCATAAATTAAAATTTCAAATATTTTATTCTAAAAAATTAATTATGTTATTTATTTTATTGGCAAAAACTATAGGAATCCGGGTTGATATCTGAAATTATTTATTTAGGTAGACAAAAGGTACTCATGCACAATAAAATAGAGGTTTGGAGGATGTTTAAAAAGTCTAACTTGGGTGATGAGAAATTACATCTACACTGCCAAAGTTGCCTATACAGGTTTGAAACCCCAATTTTTCCTTAGTCCACTTTCCTTAGTCCACTGGTGAATTTTGTTTGTGTGGTAGCGATTTATATTCGCCTAGAGCGTAGCGTGGCGTTAGCCATCAACTTTTTAGAAAACCTCTTAAAAACGAATTTAACATATATTTAACATATAGCCAAAGCATTAAAATAGTAAGTTGGCTTTTAATTCATTCATACATTAATAAAATTTTTACTAGCTGTGACTAATATAACATTAGATACGATTCTTGAGCGTTCCTTACTTGGGTTTAATATATCACCATCTGAAGCAGTAGTTTTATTAAAACAAACTGACCCGGAAACTGTAAATATTATTCGGGAAACAGCAGACAAACTGCGACAAAAACAAGCTGGTGAGACTGTAACTTACGTAATCAACCGTAATATTAATTTTACTAACATTTGTGAACAACATTGTAGTTTTTGTGCATTCCGCCGAGATGATGGTGATACGGATGCTTACTGGTTAGATTGGGCGCAGATTTTGGAAAAATCTACAGATGCTGTAAGTAGAGGAGCGACAGAAATCTGTATGCAAGGGGGATTAAACCCACAAGCGCAAATTAACGGTAAATCCTTACCTTATTACATTAAATTGGTAGAAACCATTAAACAAGAGTTTCCCCAGCTACATTTACACGCCTTTTCGCCCCAGGAAATACAGTTTATTGCTAGAGTTGACGAAATTTCCTACACTGAGGTAATTGAAGCTTTGCGGGATGCGGGTTTGGGTTCGATGCCAGGAACAGCAGCCGAGGTGTTAGATAATGAAGTGAGAAAAGTATTATGTCCTGAAAAGATTGATACTGAGACTTGGTTAGAAATTGTCAGTACAGCACACAAATTAGGTGTACCAACTACGAGTACCATGTTATCGGGGCATATTGAAACACCGGAACAGCAAATAGGACATTTAGAAAAATTGCGATCGCTGCAACAAACAGCCTTAGAA contains:
- a CDS encoding glycosyltransferase → MDFDASNALLNVPTGPLQIAESPPSDVVARNNDILLSLVIPTYKERDNIENIVNILTGLLDAAIPNNYELIVVDDDSQDLTWQVAQSLIPDYPQLRVMRRQEERGLSSAVIRGWQAATGRVLGVIDGDLQHPPEVLLQLLEKIEAGADLALASRHVDGGGVSSWSVVRRFLSRGAQVLGLIILPGVLGRVTDPMSGYFMVRRSAIAGATMNPVGYKILLEVIGRGNVREIAEVGYVFRERTEGESKVTWKQYIEYIQHLIRLRVSTGRLGKISRRIDFPIGKFIRFGLVGLSGVFVDMAVLYLLSDASTLALPLTRSKIIAGEVAIFNNFLWNDAWTFADVSMQQKGWKQRIKRFFKFNVVCLAGLVINVLVLNIVYNFLIRNQYIANLIAIAVATIWNFWVNLKLSWRVTDVK
- the cofH gene encoding 7,8-didemethyl-8-hydroxy-5-deazariboflavin synthase subunit CofH; this encodes MTNITLDTILERSLLGFNISPSEAVVLLKQTDPETVNIIRETADKLRQKQAGETVTYVINRNINFTNICEQHCSFCAFRRDDGDTDAYWLDWAQILEKSTDAVSRGATEICMQGGLNPQAQINGKSLPYYIKLVETIKQEFPQLHLHAFSPQEIQFIARVDEISYTEVIEALRDAGLGSMPGTAAEVLDNEVRKVLCPEKIDTETWLEIVSTAHKLGVPTTSTMLSGHIETPEQQIGHLEKLRSLQQTALEKGYPAKITEFIILPFVGQEAPKSLRRRVGRDQPVLADALLLTAVARIFLGNCIPNHQPSWVKLGLAGATEALTWGCNDIGGTLMEEHITTMAGAIGGTCMEVETLQNAIASLNRPYQQRNTLYEVMGNR